A window of Actinomadura viridis genomic DNA:
GCGACCGCCGCCTCACCCTGCTGCGCCGCGACCGCGTCGGGTTCGTCTTCCAGGCGTTCAACCTGCTGCCCACGCTGACCGCCGAGCAGAACATCCTGCTGCCGTCCCAGCTGGCCGGGCGCGCGCCCGACCGGGCCTGGTTCGACCAGGTCATCGACGTGGTCGGGCTGCGCGACCGGCTGAAGCACCGTCCCGGCGAGCTGTCCGGCGGGCAGCAGCAGCGGGTCGCCTGCGCCCGGGCCCTGGTCGCCCGCCCCGAGGTGATCTTCGCCGACGAGCCGACCGGCAACCTGGACTCGGCGTCCGGCGCCGAGGTGCTGTCCTTCCTGCGCGCCTCGGTCCGCGAGATGGGCCAGACGATCGTCATGGTCACCCACGACCCGGTGGCCGCCTCGTACGCCGACCGGGTGGTGTTCCTGCGGGACGGGCTGATCGTCAGCGAGCTGCACGAGCCGACGCCCGGCACCGTCCTCGACGGTCTCAAGAG
This region includes:
- a CDS encoding ABC transporter ATP-binding protein, whose protein sequence is MTSTFTTPPGGAAGAGTAPPAVTALDVTKVYGSGDAAVHALRGVSVEFARGAFTAIMGPSGSGKSTLMHCLAGLDTIGGGRVLLGDVEITGMSDRRLTLLRRDRVGFVFQAFNLLPTLTAEQNILLPSQLAGRAPDRAWFDQVIDVVGLRDRLKHRPGELSGGQQQRVACARALVARPEVIFADEPTGNLDSASGAEVLSFLRASVREMGQTIVMVTHDPVAASYADRVVFLRDGLIVSELHEPTPGTVLDGLKSLGG